One Synechococcus sp. MU1617 DNA window includes the following coding sequences:
- a CDS encoding DUF2256 domain-containing protein produces MKKGGAKNIRPSKICPVCDRPFEWRKAWRNCWEEVVYCSERCRRRKNKSNS; encoded by the coding sequence TTGAAGAAGGGGGGGGCTAAAAACATCCGTCCCAGCAAGATCTGTCCAGTCTGCGATCGCCCGTTTGAGTGGCGTAAAGCCTGGAGAAATTGCTGGGAGGAGGTTGTGTATTGCTCCGAACGTTGCCGTCGACGCAAGAACAAATCCAATTCATAA